The following coding sequences are from one Apus apus isolate bApuApu2 chromosome 10, bApuApu2.pri.cur, whole genome shotgun sequence window:
- the SLTM gene encoding SAFB-like transcription modulator isoform X7, which produces MAAASSPAAAGAPAAPTAPAAVALPPTESKKITDLRVIDLKSELKRRNLDITGVKTVLISRLKQAIEEEGGDPDNIEITVSADTPTKKPTKGKGKKQEADELTGDASVEDDSFVKVIKECELETQDASDQDGNDELKDFKESAEDENLNSKELAPAKKKKYHDLEPAETTEDAEKDSESQENEGQDIEDYTFPTVHDGEDEENEKDKAGSGDGTQEVSKPLPSEESLAEADHTAHEEMEANTSVKEAEDDNISVTIQAEDAITLDFDGDDLLETGKNVKITDSEASKPKNGQDTISQSLEKESKDYEMTENHKDGKKEDCVKGDPVKKEARESSKKAESGDKEKDTLKKGPSSTGASGQAKSSTKESKESKTTSKDDKGSASSVSGSSGSSTRNLWVSGLSSNTKAADLKNLFGKYGKVKGDPSKKELKKDSDEKSGSSRSTGDKKTASSDKASKTPSTKKEEKKSEKSEKKESKEAKKTEGKDEKSDNGASGPNQESTKKSEEKKRISGKSPGQVVVLDQTKGDQGHTRTVRRGRFDKPQILRNKERIIQDKVKFREYRGRKDILPFEKMKEQRLREHMVRLERIRRAVELRRRREIAERERRERIRIMHEREECLQRERERLEIERQKLERERMERERLERERVRIEQERRKEAERIAREREELRRQQQQLRYEQEKRNSLKRPRDVDHRRDDPYWNENKKMALDTDARFHGSDYSRQQNRFNDFDHRERGRYPEGSSVPSSSFDRRERFVNQGEVKKTRPTARREEPGFERYPKNFSESRRNEPPQPRSELRDADRREVRGDRDERRTVIIHDRPEIPHGRHPRETGSNPPRPTNWKGEGSISTDKRDGSNFHRGERPDRSGREVSGHVRGAPPGSRSSASGYGSREGERGVMGERGGQHYNEDRHVVERHSRETGPRKEWHGPSSQGSGYHDTRRMGDGRGGGGMMSPHTSNSSPINRVVQITGNSMQRGSGSGFKPFKGGPPRRF; this is translated from the exons GTAAAAAGCAGGAAGCTGATGAATTAACTGGTGATGCTTCAGTTGAAGATGATTCCTTTGTCAAGGTAATAAAA GAATGTGAGTTGGAGACTCAAGATGCAAGTGATCAAGATGGAAATGATGAATTAAAAGACTTCAAAGAATCTGCGGAAGACGAGAACTTGAATTCCAAAGAACTAGCacctgcaaaaaagaaaaaataccatgacctggagccagcagagacaacagaagatgcagaaaaggATTCTGAAAGTCAG GAAAATGAAGGTCAAGACATAGAAGATTACACTTTTCCAACTGTCCAT GATGgtgaagatgaagaaaatgagaaag ATAAAGCAGGTTCTGGTGATGGTACACAAGAAGTATCTAAACCTCTTCCTTCAGAAGAAAGCCTAGCTGAGGCTGATCACACGGCTCACGAAGAGATGGAAGCTAACACCTCTGTGAAAGAAGCTGAGGATGATAACATATCGGTTACAATCCAGGCTGAAGATGCCATCACTCTGGATTTTGATGGTGATGACCTCCTAGAAACAggtaaaaatgtgaaaattacaGATTCTGAAGCAAGTAAGCCAAAGAATGGGCAGGATACCATTTCACagagcctggagaaggaaagcaaggaCTATGAGATGACTGAGAACCATAAAGATGGTAAGAAGGAAGACTGCGTGAAGGGTGATCCCGTCAAGAAGGAAGCCAGAGAAAgttcaaagaaagcagaatCTGGAGACAAAGAAAAGGATACTTTGAAGAAAGGTCCCTCGTCTACTGGGGCCTCTGGTCAAGCaaagag CTCTACTAAGGAATCTAAAGAAAGCAAGACAACATCAAAGGATGATAAAG GAAGTGCAAGCAGTGTTAGTGGTAGCAGTGGAAGTTCAACTAGAAACCTGTGGGTTAGCGGACTGTCTTCCAACACAAAAGCTGCTGACTTGAAAAATCTCTTTGGCAAATATGGAAAG GTGAAAGGCGATCCCTCTAAGAAGGAGTTGAAGAAGGACAGTGATGAGAAATCTGGTTCGAGCAGAAGCACAGGAGATAAGAAGACTGCATCAAGTGATAAAGCCAGCAA AACTCCATCAAccaaaaaagaagagaagaaatctgagaaatctgaaaaaaaagaaagtaaagaagccaagaaaacagaaggtaaAGATGAGAAGAGTGATAATGGAGCAAGTGGCCCTAATCAAGAATCCActaaaaaatctgaagaaaagaaaagaataa GTGGCAAAAGCCCAGGTCAAGTTGTAGTTTTAGACCAAACAAAAGGAGACCAAGGCCACACTAGAACTGTTAGAAGGGGAAGGTTTGATAAA CCACAGATATTGAGGAACAAAGAACGTATTATTCAAGATAAAGTGAAATTCAGGGAATACAGGGGTAGAAAGGATATCTTGCCTTTTGAAAAGATGAAGGAACAGAGATTGCGAGAACACATGGTTCGATTGGAAAGAATACGACGAGCTGTTGAACTTCGAAG GCGAAGAGAAATTGCGGAGCGGGAGCGCCGGGAGCGCATACGGATAATGCACGAGCGGGAGGAGTGTctgcagagggagagggagcGCTTAGAGATCGAAAGgcaaaagctggagagggaaaggaTGGAAAGGGAGCGTTTGGAAAGAGAGCGTGTTCGTATTGAACAG GAACGTCGAAAAGAAGCGGAGCGTATTGCTCGTGAAAGGGAGGAGCTtcggcggcagcagcagcaactgcgTTACgaacaggaaaagaggaattCTTTGAAACGTCCACGTGATGTAGATCACAG GAGAGATGACCCTTACTGGAATGAGAATAAGAAGATGGCTCTTGATACAGATGCACGTTTCCATGGCTCAGATTACAGTCGCCAGCAGAACAGGTTTAATGATTTTGATCACAGAGAACGGGGACGATATCCAGAAGGTTCTTCTGTCCCATCATCATCTTTTGATAG GAGAGAACGTTTTGTAAATCAAGGTGAAGTGAAAAAGACTCGCCCAACAGCACGAAGAGAAGAGCCAGGGTTTGAGAGATACCCAAAGAATTTCAGTGAGTCCAGAAGAAATGAACCACCACAACCAAGAAGTGAACTTCGAGATGCAGACAGACGAGAAGTGCGAGGAGACAGAGATGAAAGGAGAACAGTGATAATTCATGACAGACCTGAAATACCACACGGGCGACATCCAAGAGAGACTGGTTCAAATCCACCTAGGCCAACAAATTGGAAGGGCGAGGGAAGCATAAGCACAGACAAACGGGATGGCAG CAATTTCCACAGAGGCGAGAGACCGGATCGATCGGGAAGAGAAGTGTCTGGACACGTGAGAGGTGCACCCCCTGGTAGCAGGAGCAGTGCCTCTGGGTatggaagcagggaaggagagcGAGGAGTGATGGGAGAAAGAGGTGGACAA CACTACAATGAGGACAGACACGTTGTTGAACGCCACAGTCGTGAAACTGGACCAAGAAAAGAATGGCATGGACCTAGTTCTCAAGGAAGTGGGTATCATGACACAAGGAGAATGGGAGATGGCCGGGGAGGAGGTGGCATGATGTCTCCACACACAAG TAACTCTTCACCAATTAATAGAGTTGTACAGATCACAGGCAATTCCATGCAGAGGGGAAGTGGCTCAGGATTTAAGCCATTTAAAGGTGGACCTCCACGAAGATTCTAA
- the SLTM gene encoding SAFB-like transcription modulator isoform X6, with the protein MAAASSPAAAGAPAAPTAPAAVALPPTESKKITDLRVIDLKSELKRRNLDITGVKTVLISRLKQAIEEEGGDPDNIEITVSADTPTKKPTKGKGKKQEADELTGDASVEDDSFVKVIKECELETQDASDQDGNDELKDFKESAEDENLNSKELAPAKKKKYHDLEPAETTEDAEKDSESQENEGQDIEDYTFPTVHDGEDEENEKDKAGSGDGTQEVSKPLPSEESLAEADHTAHEEMEANTSVKEAEDDNISVTIQAEDAITLDFDGDDLLETGKNVKITDSEASKPKNGQDTISQSLEKESKDYEMTENHKDGKKEDCVKGDPVKKEARESSKKAESGDKEKDTLKKGPSSTGASGQAKSSTKESKESKTTSKDDKGSASSVSGSSGSSTRNLWVSGLSSNTKAADLKNLFGKYGKVLGAKVVTNARSPGAKCYGIVTMSSSTEVARCIAHLHRTELHGQQISVEKVKGDPSKKELKKDSDEKSGSSRSTGDKKTASSDKASKTPSTKKEEKKSEKSEKKESKEAKKTEGGKSPGQVVVLDQTKGDQGHTRTVRRGRFDKPQILRNKERIIQDKVKFREYRGRKDILPFEKMKEQRLREHMVRLERIRRAVELRRRREIAERERRERIRIMHEREECLQRERERLEIERQKLERERMERERLERERVRIEQERRKEAERIAREREELRRQQQQLRYEQEKRNSLKRPRDVDHRRDDPYWNENKKMALDTDARFHGSDYSRQQNRFNDFDHRERGRYPEGSSVPSSSFDRRERFVNQGEVKKTRPTARREEPGFERYPKNFSESRRNEPPQPRSELRDADRREVRGDRDERRTVIIHDRPEIPHGRHPRETGSNPPRPTNWKGEGSISTDKRDGSNFHRGERPDRSGREVSGHVRGAPPGSRSSASGYGSREGERGVMGERGGQHYNEDRHVVERHSRETGPRKEWHGPSSQGSGYHDTRRMGDGRGGGGMMSPHTSNSSPINRVVQITGNSMQRGSGSGFKPFKGGPPRRF; encoded by the exons GTAAAAAGCAGGAAGCTGATGAATTAACTGGTGATGCTTCAGTTGAAGATGATTCCTTTGTCAAGGTAATAAAA GAATGTGAGTTGGAGACTCAAGATGCAAGTGATCAAGATGGAAATGATGAATTAAAAGACTTCAAAGAATCTGCGGAAGACGAGAACTTGAATTCCAAAGAACTAGCacctgcaaaaaagaaaaaataccatgacctggagccagcagagacaacagaagatgcagaaaaggATTCTGAAAGTCAG GAAAATGAAGGTCAAGACATAGAAGATTACACTTTTCCAACTGTCCAT GATGgtgaagatgaagaaaatgagaaag ATAAAGCAGGTTCTGGTGATGGTACACAAGAAGTATCTAAACCTCTTCCTTCAGAAGAAAGCCTAGCTGAGGCTGATCACACGGCTCACGAAGAGATGGAAGCTAACACCTCTGTGAAAGAAGCTGAGGATGATAACATATCGGTTACAATCCAGGCTGAAGATGCCATCACTCTGGATTTTGATGGTGATGACCTCCTAGAAACAggtaaaaatgtgaaaattacaGATTCTGAAGCAAGTAAGCCAAAGAATGGGCAGGATACCATTTCACagagcctggagaaggaaagcaaggaCTATGAGATGACTGAGAACCATAAAGATGGTAAGAAGGAAGACTGCGTGAAGGGTGATCCCGTCAAGAAGGAAGCCAGAGAAAgttcaaagaaagcagaatCTGGAGACAAAGAAAAGGATACTTTGAAGAAAGGTCCCTCGTCTACTGGGGCCTCTGGTCAAGCaaagag CTCTACTAAGGAATCTAAAGAAAGCAAGACAACATCAAAGGATGATAAAG GAAGTGCAAGCAGTGTTAGTGGTAGCAGTGGAAGTTCAACTAGAAACCTGTGGGTTAGCGGACTGTCTTCCAACACAAAAGCTGCTGACTTGAAAAATCTCTTTGGCAAATATGGAAAG GTGCTTGGTGCCAAGGTGGTCACAAATGCACGAAGCCCAGGGGCAAAATGTTATGGCATAGTAACAATGTCTTCTAGTACAGAAGTGGCTAGATGTATTGCACACCTTCACCGAACAGAGCTGCATGGACAACAAATTTCTGTTGAGAAA GTGAAAGGCGATCCCTCTAAGAAGGAGTTGAAGAAGGACAGTGATGAGAAATCTGGTTCGAGCAGAAGCACAGGAGATAAGAAGACTGCATCAAGTGATAAAGCCAGCAA AACTCCATCAAccaaaaaagaagagaagaaatctgagaaatctgaaaaaaaagaaagtaaagaagccaagaaaacagaag GTGGCAAAAGCCCAGGTCAAGTTGTAGTTTTAGACCAAACAAAAGGAGACCAAGGCCACACTAGAACTGTTAGAAGGGGAAGGTTTGATAAA CCACAGATATTGAGGAACAAAGAACGTATTATTCAAGATAAAGTGAAATTCAGGGAATACAGGGGTAGAAAGGATATCTTGCCTTTTGAAAAGATGAAGGAACAGAGATTGCGAGAACACATGGTTCGATTGGAAAGAATACGACGAGCTGTTGAACTTCGAAG GCGAAGAGAAATTGCGGAGCGGGAGCGCCGGGAGCGCATACGGATAATGCACGAGCGGGAGGAGTGTctgcagagggagagggagcGCTTAGAGATCGAAAGgcaaaagctggagagggaaaggaTGGAAAGGGAGCGTTTGGAAAGAGAGCGTGTTCGTATTGAACAG GAACGTCGAAAAGAAGCGGAGCGTATTGCTCGTGAAAGGGAGGAGCTtcggcggcagcagcagcaactgcgTTACgaacaggaaaagaggaattCTTTGAAACGTCCACGTGATGTAGATCACAG GAGAGATGACCCTTACTGGAATGAGAATAAGAAGATGGCTCTTGATACAGATGCACGTTTCCATGGCTCAGATTACAGTCGCCAGCAGAACAGGTTTAATGATTTTGATCACAGAGAACGGGGACGATATCCAGAAGGTTCTTCTGTCCCATCATCATCTTTTGATAG GAGAGAACGTTTTGTAAATCAAGGTGAAGTGAAAAAGACTCGCCCAACAGCACGAAGAGAAGAGCCAGGGTTTGAGAGATACCCAAAGAATTTCAGTGAGTCCAGAAGAAATGAACCACCACAACCAAGAAGTGAACTTCGAGATGCAGACAGACGAGAAGTGCGAGGAGACAGAGATGAAAGGAGAACAGTGATAATTCATGACAGACCTGAAATACCACACGGGCGACATCCAAGAGAGACTGGTTCAAATCCACCTAGGCCAACAAATTGGAAGGGCGAGGGAAGCATAAGCACAGACAAACGGGATGGCAG CAATTTCCACAGAGGCGAGAGACCGGATCGATCGGGAAGAGAAGTGTCTGGACACGTGAGAGGTGCACCCCCTGGTAGCAGGAGCAGTGCCTCTGGGTatggaagcagggaaggagagcGAGGAGTGATGGGAGAAAGAGGTGGACAA CACTACAATGAGGACAGACACGTTGTTGAACGCCACAGTCGTGAAACTGGACCAAGAAAAGAATGGCATGGACCTAGTTCTCAAGGAAGTGGGTATCATGACACAAGGAGAATGGGAGATGGCCGGGGAGGAGGTGGCATGATGTCTCCACACACAAG TAACTCTTCACCAATTAATAGAGTTGTACAGATCACAGGCAATTCCATGCAGAGGGGAAGTGGCTCAGGATTTAAGCCATTTAAAGGTGGACCTCCACGAAGATTCTAA
- the SLTM gene encoding SAFB-like transcription modulator isoform X1, whose amino-acid sequence MAAASSPAAAGAPAAPTAPAAVALPPTESKKITDLRVIDLKSELKRRNLDITGVKTVLISRLKQAIEEEGGDPDNIEITVSADTPTKKPTKGKGKKQEADELTGDASVEDDSFVKVIKECELETQDASDQDGNDELKDFKESAEDENLNSKELAPAKKKKYHDLEPAETTEDAEKDSESQENEGQDIEDYTFPTVHDGEDEENEKDKAGSGDGTQEVSKPLPSEESLAEADHTAHEEMEANTSVKEAEDDNISVTIQAEDAITLDFDGDDLLETGKNVKITDSEASKPKNGQDTISQSLEKESKDYEMTENHKDGKKEDCVKGDPVKKEARESSKKAESGDKEKDTLKKGPSSTGASGQAKSSTKESKESKTTSKDDKGSASSVSGSSGSSTRNLWVSGLSSNTKAADLKNLFGKYGKVLGAKVVTNARSPGAKCYGIVTMSSSTEVARCIAHLHRTELHGQQISVEKVKGDPSKKELKKDSDEKSGSSRSTGDKKTASSDKASKTPSTKKEEKKSEKSEKKESKEAKKTEGKDEKSDNGASGPNQESTKKSEEKKRISGKSPGQVVVLDQTKGDQGHTRTVRRGRFDKPQILRNKERIIQDKVKFREYRGRKDILPFEKMKEQRLREHMVRLERIRRAVELRRRREIAERERRERIRIMHEREECLQRERERLEIERQKLERERMERERLERERVRIEQERRKEAERIAREREELRRQQQQLRYEQEKRNSLKRPRDVDHRRDDPYWNENKKMALDTDARFHGSDYSRQQNRFNDFDHRERGRYPEGSSVPSSSFDRRERFVNQGEVKKTRPTARREEPGFERYPKNFSESRRNEPPQPRSELRDADRREVRGDRDERRTVIIHDRPEIPHGRHPRETGSNPPRPTNWKGEGSISTDKRDGSNFHRGERPDRSGREVSGHVRGAPPGSRSSASGYGSREGERGVMGERGGQHYNEDRHVVERHSRETGPRKEWHGPSSQGSGYHDTRRMGDGRGGGGMMSPHTSNSSPINRVVQITGNSMQRGSGSGFKPFKGGPPRRF is encoded by the exons GTAAAAAGCAGGAAGCTGATGAATTAACTGGTGATGCTTCAGTTGAAGATGATTCCTTTGTCAAGGTAATAAAA GAATGTGAGTTGGAGACTCAAGATGCAAGTGATCAAGATGGAAATGATGAATTAAAAGACTTCAAAGAATCTGCGGAAGACGAGAACTTGAATTCCAAAGAACTAGCacctgcaaaaaagaaaaaataccatgacctggagccagcagagacaacagaagatgcagaaaaggATTCTGAAAGTCAG GAAAATGAAGGTCAAGACATAGAAGATTACACTTTTCCAACTGTCCAT GATGgtgaagatgaagaaaatgagaaag ATAAAGCAGGTTCTGGTGATGGTACACAAGAAGTATCTAAACCTCTTCCTTCAGAAGAAAGCCTAGCTGAGGCTGATCACACGGCTCACGAAGAGATGGAAGCTAACACCTCTGTGAAAGAAGCTGAGGATGATAACATATCGGTTACAATCCAGGCTGAAGATGCCATCACTCTGGATTTTGATGGTGATGACCTCCTAGAAACAggtaaaaatgtgaaaattacaGATTCTGAAGCAAGTAAGCCAAAGAATGGGCAGGATACCATTTCACagagcctggagaaggaaagcaaggaCTATGAGATGACTGAGAACCATAAAGATGGTAAGAAGGAAGACTGCGTGAAGGGTGATCCCGTCAAGAAGGAAGCCAGAGAAAgttcaaagaaagcagaatCTGGAGACAAAGAAAAGGATACTTTGAAGAAAGGTCCCTCGTCTACTGGGGCCTCTGGTCAAGCaaagag CTCTACTAAGGAATCTAAAGAAAGCAAGACAACATCAAAGGATGATAAAG GAAGTGCAAGCAGTGTTAGTGGTAGCAGTGGAAGTTCAACTAGAAACCTGTGGGTTAGCGGACTGTCTTCCAACACAAAAGCTGCTGACTTGAAAAATCTCTTTGGCAAATATGGAAAG GTGCTTGGTGCCAAGGTGGTCACAAATGCACGAAGCCCAGGGGCAAAATGTTATGGCATAGTAACAATGTCTTCTAGTACAGAAGTGGCTAGATGTATTGCACACCTTCACCGAACAGAGCTGCATGGACAACAAATTTCTGTTGAGAAA GTGAAAGGCGATCCCTCTAAGAAGGAGTTGAAGAAGGACAGTGATGAGAAATCTGGTTCGAGCAGAAGCACAGGAGATAAGAAGACTGCATCAAGTGATAAAGCCAGCAA AACTCCATCAAccaaaaaagaagagaagaaatctgagaaatctgaaaaaaaagaaagtaaagaagccaagaaaacagaaggtaaAGATGAGAAGAGTGATAATGGAGCAAGTGGCCCTAATCAAGAATCCActaaaaaatctgaagaaaagaaaagaataa GTGGCAAAAGCCCAGGTCAAGTTGTAGTTTTAGACCAAACAAAAGGAGACCAAGGCCACACTAGAACTGTTAGAAGGGGAAGGTTTGATAAA CCACAGATATTGAGGAACAAAGAACGTATTATTCAAGATAAAGTGAAATTCAGGGAATACAGGGGTAGAAAGGATATCTTGCCTTTTGAAAAGATGAAGGAACAGAGATTGCGAGAACACATGGTTCGATTGGAAAGAATACGACGAGCTGTTGAACTTCGAAG GCGAAGAGAAATTGCGGAGCGGGAGCGCCGGGAGCGCATACGGATAATGCACGAGCGGGAGGAGTGTctgcagagggagagggagcGCTTAGAGATCGAAAGgcaaaagctggagagggaaaggaTGGAAAGGGAGCGTTTGGAAAGAGAGCGTGTTCGTATTGAACAG GAACGTCGAAAAGAAGCGGAGCGTATTGCTCGTGAAAGGGAGGAGCTtcggcggcagcagcagcaactgcgTTACgaacaggaaaagaggaattCTTTGAAACGTCCACGTGATGTAGATCACAG GAGAGATGACCCTTACTGGAATGAGAATAAGAAGATGGCTCTTGATACAGATGCACGTTTCCATGGCTCAGATTACAGTCGCCAGCAGAACAGGTTTAATGATTTTGATCACAGAGAACGGGGACGATATCCAGAAGGTTCTTCTGTCCCATCATCATCTTTTGATAG GAGAGAACGTTTTGTAAATCAAGGTGAAGTGAAAAAGACTCGCCCAACAGCACGAAGAGAAGAGCCAGGGTTTGAGAGATACCCAAAGAATTTCAGTGAGTCCAGAAGAAATGAACCACCACAACCAAGAAGTGAACTTCGAGATGCAGACAGACGAGAAGTGCGAGGAGACAGAGATGAAAGGAGAACAGTGATAATTCATGACAGACCTGAAATACCACACGGGCGACATCCAAGAGAGACTGGTTCAAATCCACCTAGGCCAACAAATTGGAAGGGCGAGGGAAGCATAAGCACAGACAAACGGGATGGCAG CAATTTCCACAGAGGCGAGAGACCGGATCGATCGGGAAGAGAAGTGTCTGGACACGTGAGAGGTGCACCCCCTGGTAGCAGGAGCAGTGCCTCTGGGTatggaagcagggaaggagagcGAGGAGTGATGGGAGAAAGAGGTGGACAA CACTACAATGAGGACAGACACGTTGTTGAACGCCACAGTCGTGAAACTGGACCAAGAAAAGAATGGCATGGACCTAGTTCTCAAGGAAGTGGGTATCATGACACAAGGAGAATGGGAGATGGCCGGGGAGGAGGTGGCATGATGTCTCCACACACAAG TAACTCTTCACCAATTAATAGAGTTGTACAGATCACAGGCAATTCCATGCAGAGGGGAAGTGGCTCAGGATTTAAGCCATTTAAAGGTGGACCTCCACGAAGATTCTAA